A single Thermodesulfobacteriota bacterium DNA region contains:
- a CDS encoding transporter, protein VSFASEWEVVKDLKLVGNIGMERNVYKQSNRHPAFLLGGLIYSLSEKIDIDFGVKGGLNKPETDLTILGGIVFRF, encoded by the coding sequence CGTCTCCTTTGCCTCGGAATGGGAGGTTGTGAAAGACCTGAAGCTGGTTGGAAATATCGGAATGGAGAGAAATGTCTACAAACAATCGAACAGACATCCTGCGTTTCTTTTAGGCGGCCTGATCTATTCGCTCTCCGAAAAGATCGATATCGATTTTGGCGTCAAAGGCGGCCTGAACAAACCGGAAACCGATTTGACTATCCTCGGAGGGATAGTCTTCAGATTTTAG